One stretch of Podospora bellae-mahoneyi strain CBS 112042 chromosome 2, whole genome shotgun sequence DNA includes these proteins:
- the LYS4 gene encoding mitochondrial Homoaconitase (EggNog:ENOG503NUC6; COG:E) codes for MFAPVRRSLALAASRGGRQVLLSARSQRPLSIPRVRTAAYSTTPRLHQEAFHSQLENAAPLPSAKSATQTPQTLTEKIVQRYSVGLAPGKTVKSGDYVTLAPHHCMTHDNSWPVAMKFMSIGASKIHDNRQVVMTLDHDVQNKSEANLKKYRQIEEFAGKHGVDFYPAGRGIGHQIMVEEGYAWPGTVTVASDSHSNMYGGVGCLGTPMVRTDAASIWATGRTWWQIPPIAKVTLTGILPPGVTGKDVIVALCGLFNNDDVLNHAIEFTGSEETMRSLSIDDRLAIANMTTEWGALSGLFPIDSVLQQWLRAKATTAAMFNPEAAKGKFTHEKIDDLINNQLRADPGATYAKSLYLNLSTLSPFVAGPNSVKVATPLKDLEAQDIKLNKAYLVSCTNSRASDIAAAANVFREVAKDGVIPKVAEGVKFYIAAASTLEQAAAEEAGDWQVLLAAGAEPLPSGCGPCIGLGTGLLEPGEVGISASNRNFKGRMGSTDAKAYLASPEVVAASALKGKIAGPGWYQKPEGVEKVIIGEGNGDVVQDKAMSIEEALDKLIAQADSMIASAEKEFSGDEAAAAESAAEDETLTEILPGFPEKIEGEIVFCDADNINTDGIYPGKYTYQDNVTTEKMAEVCMENYDKEFGQVAKEGDILVSGFNFGCGSSREQAATAILAKKIPLVVSGSFGNIFSRNSINNALMGVEVPRLVQRLRETFKADGEGNKVLTRRTGWKLVWDVRRSKVTVTEGEGGQQWSQKVGELPPNVQEIIARGGLEKWVKSQIEA; via the exons ATGTTTGCGCCTGTG AGAAGAAGTCTAGCTCTGGCCGCAAGCCGGGGTGGCCGTCAGGTCCTCCTGTCAGCGAGGAGTCAGAGACCATTGTCGATTCCTCGAGTGCGCACCGCCGCCTATTCCACAACACCACGCCTTCATCAAGAAGCCTTCCACTCCCAGCTCGAGAACGCtgcccctcttccctccGCCAAGTCTGccacccaaacaccacaaacATTGACCGAAAAGATCGTCCAGAGATACTCGGTGGGCCTTGCGCCAGGCAAGACGGTCAAGTCTGGCGACTATGTGACCCTCGCACCACACCACTGCATGACGCACGACAACTCATGGCCAGTCGCCATGAAGTTCATGTCCATCGGCGCCTCCAAGATTCATGACAACAGGCAGGTCGTTATGACGCTGGATCACGACGTCCAGAACAAGAGCGAGGCCAACTTGAAAAAGTATCGTCAGATCGAGGAGTTTGCTGGCAAGCACGGCGTTGACTTTTACCCTGCTGGTCGGGGTATTGGTCACCAGAtcatggtggaggagggctaTGCGTGGCCAGGAACCGTCACTGTTGCCTCAGACTCCCACAGCAACATGTATGGTGGTGTGGGCTGCCTGGGTACACCCATGGTGCGCACCGATGCTGCCAGCATCTGGGCTACAGGGCGAACCTGGTGGCAGATTCCCCCAATTGCCAAGGTTACCCTCACTGGCATTCTCCCACCTGGAGTAACTGGCAAGGATGTGATCGTCGCTCTTTGCGGTCTGTTCAACAATGACGACGTTCTCAACCACGCCATCGAGTTTACCGGCTCTGAGGAGACCATGCGTAGCCTTTCCATCGATGACCGTCTGGCTATCGCCAACATGACCACCGAGTGGGGTGCTCTCAGTGGACTGTTCCCTATCGACTCTGTCTTGCAGCAATGGCTCAGAGCCAAGGCGACGACGGCGGCCATGTTCAACCCCGAGGCCGCCAAGGGCAAGTTCACACACGAGAAGATTGACGATttgatcaacaaccagctTAGAGCCGACCCTGGTGCCACCTATGCCAAGTCACTCTATCTCAACCTGTCTACTCTCTCGCCATTTGTTGCTGGCCCCAACTCCGTCAAGGTTGCTACCCCACTTAAGGACCTCGAGGCCCAGGATATCAAGCTGAACAAGGCCTACCTTGTTTCTTGCACCAACTCCCGTGCCTCTGAtatcgccgccgccgctaaTGTGTTCAGGGAAGTCGCCAAGGACGGCGTTATTCCCAAGGTTGCTGAGGGTGTCAAGTTCTacattgctgctgcttctacGCTGGAGCAAgcggctgctgaggaggcgggtgACTGGCAGGTGCTCCTTGCCGCTGGTGCCGAGCCCCTCCCCTCTGGCTGTGGCCCTTGTATTGGTCTCGGAACTGGTCTGCTCGAGCCCGGTGAGGTCGGTATCAGCGCCAGCAACCGCAACTTCAAGGGCAGAATGGGTTCCACCGATGCCAAGGCCTATCTTGCCAGCCCCGAAGTCGTTGCTGCCAGCGCCCTCAAGGGCAAGATTGCTGGTCCAGGCTGGTACCAGAAGCCAGAGGGTGTCGAGAAGGTCATCATTGGCGAGGGTAACGGAGATGTGGTGCAGGACAAGGCCATGAGCATTGAGGAGGCTCTCGACAAGCTGATCGCTCAGGCCGACAGCATGATTGCCAGTGCTGAGAAGGAGTTCTCTGGTGacgaggctgctgctgctgagtccgctgccgaggacgagacCCTCACCGAGATCCTCCCTGGCTTCCCTGAGAAGATCGAGGGCGAGATTGTCTTTTGCGACgccgacaacatcaacactgATGGTATCTACCCCGGCAAGTACACCTATCAAGACAACGTCACCACCGAAAAGATGGCCGAGGTCTGCATGGAGAACTACGACAAGGAGTTTGGCcaggtggccaaggaggGTGATATCCTTGTTTCTGGTTTCAACTTTGGTTGTGGTAGCTCGCGTGAGCAGGCTGCTACTGCTATCCTGGCCAAGAAGATTCCGCTTGTGGTCTCAGGCAGCTTTGGTAACATTTTTAGCAGGAACAGCATCAACAATGCGCTGATGGGCGTTGAGGTACCGAGGCTGGtgcagaggttgagggagacTTTCAAGGCTGATGGTGAGGGTAACAAGGTGCTTACCCGGAGGACGGGCTGGAAGTTGGTGTGGGAtgtgaggaggagcaaggtCACTGTCaccgagggtgagggtggccAGCAGTGGAGCCAGAAGGTGGGTGAGCTCCCACCAAATGTGCAGGAGATCATTgcgaggggagggttggagaAGTGGGTTAAGAGCCAGATTGAGGCTTGA
- a CDS encoding hypothetical protein (COG:K; EggNog:ENOG503P17T), with protein MASSSTPSSTTSAPVSNPSVAPPPSNKPTRILACVLCQHRKIKCDRNFPCSNCTKANVKCTPSTPAPARKRRRPNQDLQERLARCEELLKEYATEKPEGSVTTPRASQQPAFDESYLKWQPAGQLVRDEGSMRFIDNPMLSSVYDELRAMRQIVDSDDHDDSTSDTAPDENSDLLLGDGSPNIKIETLWPDAAHVIRLWQIYLDRVNPLTKIIHVPTLQPYLAEAVGGSQSLPKNVEALLFSIFLMAVVALDADECQNLLGYSREEALQRFSSGVRLALLRLGFLKTHDLTILQALVIYLISLQGRYNRHAAWILNGVVIRIAQKMGMHRDGETLGLPPFESEMRRRLWWQIIMVDSKYAIFSGLSHSLLPRNWDTKPPKNLNDADIFPSATEPFQDREGPTEMIFCLLIYAFAKFLVETPGFDTMFLLTSQSDFVSERDGGGPPEQEMIEYRRTVETLGNNLLSILDKYCDPLAGPVHQMAVNMRTHIIDKIMELITPAKHQPEWGGEVRTLKDNTFKIAIGTLEHNEANYISTKDKGFMWFSLAHFQIDIFMYMAGQLCHRTEGVLVERAWRQVEVVYTFHPELFDTNNKLHAALAVFILKAWRKREETLTQRTGHRPETPFYVDRLRTSMPNDDYKSEPTPPDPYTPAALAVGAHTGIPDNNLDSFLGYLDASALDWDMFGNQINGGAGGSSFGAFGMGPQVEW; from the exons AtggcatcctcatccaccccaaGCTCAACCACTTCGGCCCCCGTATCGAACCCCTCCGTCGCGCCGCCACCCTCGAACAAGCCCACGCGCATTCTTGCCTGCGTTCTATGCCAACACCGAAAGATCAAATGCGATAGAAATTTTCCATGCTCCAACTGCACCAAGGCCAATGTCAAGTGTACACCATCCACTCCCGCCCCTGCGCGCAAGCGAAGACGACCAAACCAGGACCTCCAGGAGAGGCTGGCTCGCTGTGAAGAGTTGCTCAAAGAGTATGCGACCGAGAAGCCCGAGGGCAGTGTGACGACGCCAAGAGCATCGCAACAGCCTGCCTTCGATGAGAGCTATCTCAAATGGCAGCCAGCCGGCCAGCTGGTTAGGGATGAAGGGAGCATGCGGTTCATAGACAACCCAATGCTGAGCTCTGTTTATGATGAG CTTCGAGCAATGAGGCAAATAGTCGACTCGGATGACCACGATGATAGCACGTCTGATACTGCGCCTGATGAGAACTCagatctcctccttggcgaTGGCTCCCCCAACATTAAAATCGAGACACTCTGGCCAGATGCCGCCCATGTGATACGTCTGTGGCAGATATATCTCGACAGGGTCAACCCACTGACAAAGATTATACACGTCCCGACTTTGCAACCGTACTTGGCCGAGGCGGTCGGCGGGTCGCAGTCATTGCCGAAGAATGTCGAAGCGCTTCTCTTCTCTATTTTTCTCATGGCTGTTGTCGCGCTAGACGCAGATGAATGTCAGAATCTGCTGGGTTACTCGAGAGAGGAAGCGCTTCAAAGGTTCTCGTCGGGTGTGCGGTTGGCCTTGCTCAGGCTGGGCTTCCTTAAGACCCACGATTTGACCATTTTGCAGGCCCTTGTGATCTACCTG ATCTCTCTACAAGGTCGATACAATCGCCATGCCGCGTGGATTCTCAACGGCGTAGTTATTCGTATCGCCCAAAAAATGGGAATGCATCGTGATGGCGAAACTCTTGGTCTCCCCCCATTCGAATCTGAAATGCGCCGTCGGTTATGGTGGCAGATCATCATGGTCGATTCCAAATATGCCATCTTCTCCGGCCTCAGCCATTCGCTCCTTCCACGAAACTGGGACACAAAACCGCCCAAGAATCTCAACGACGCCGACATCTTCCCATCAGCGACAGAGCCATTCCAGGACCGCGAAGGGCCAACAGAGATGATTTTCTGCTTACTAATATACGCCTTTGCTAAATTCCTGGTGGAAACTCCGGGCTTCGATACTATGTTCTTGCTAACCTCACAAAGCGACTTTGTATCCGAACgtgatggaggaggcccTCCTGAACAAGAAATGATCGAGTACCGGCGGACGGTAGAAACCTTgggcaacaacctcctcagcatTCTCGACAAGTATTGCGATCCTCTCGCCGGCCCAGTTCACCAAATGGCCGTCAACATGCGGACGCACATCATCGATAAGATCATGGAACTCATCACCCCAGCCAAACACCAGCCAGAATGGGGCGGAGAGGTCCGCACACTCAAAGACAACACCTTCAAAATCGCCATCGGCACATTAGAGCACAACGAAGCAAACTACATCTCCACCAAGGACAAAGGCTTTATGTGGTTTTCCCTCGCACACTTCCAGATCGATATCTTCATGTACATGGCCGGCCAACTCTGCCACCGCACAGAAGGTGTACTAGTCGAACGGGCTTGGAGACAGGTCGAGGTGGTTTACACGTTCCACCCTGAGCTATtcgacaccaacaacaaactccATGCCGCGCTTGCAGTGTTTATCTTGAAGgcgtggaggaagagagaagaaacACTCACGCAAAGGACAGGCCACAGGCCAGAGACACCGTTCTACGTGGACAGGCTAAGGACATCGATGCCAAACGATGACTACAAATCGGAGCCTACACCACCAGATCCTTACACACCGGCGGCGTTGGCAGTGGGGGCACACACAGGCATCCCGGACAACAATCTGGATTCATTCCTGGGGTACCTGGATGCTAGTGCATTGGACTGGGATATGTTTGGGAACCAGATAAATGGCGGGGCAGGAGGCTCATCTTTTGGCGCTTTTGGGATGGGCCCCCAGGTAGAATGGTga
- the CEL61A gene encoding glycoside hydrolase 61 (CAZy:AA9; COG:G; EggNog:ENOG503NYCR), which translates to MSNKAATLLAALSGAALVAAHGHVSHIIVNGVYYQNYDPTTHFYQPNPPTVIGWSALQQDNGFVEPNNFGTTDIICHKSAAPGGGSATVNAGDKISIVWTPEWPESHVGPVIDYLANCNGPCETVDKTSLRWFKIGGAGYNPNTRTWAADDLRANGNSWLVQIPADLKAGNYVLRHEIIALHGGSSPNGAQAYPQCLNLRIVGNGNNSPAGVAGTSLYRANDAGILFNPFVASPNYPVPGPALIAGAVSSIPQSKSTATRTASATLPGAPVVTPTAAPVVTTSSAPVVQPPTTTLVTVTSAPATSAAPAPTGGAGVAPKWGQCGGNGWTGPTVCASGSTCTVLNPYYSQCI; encoded by the coding sequence ATGTCTAACAAGGCCGCTACCCTTCTCGCCGCCCTCTCGGGTGCTGCCCTCGTTGCCGCCCACGGCCACGTCTCCCACATCATCGTGAACGGTGTCTACTACCAGAACTATGACCCGACAACCCACTTCTaccagcccaacccccctACCGTGATCGGCTGGTCTGCTCTTCAGCAGGACAACGGCTTCGTCGAGCCCAACAACTTCGGCACCACCGACATCATCTGCCACAAGTCTGCTGCTCCTGGCGGCGGCTCTGCCACTGTCAACGCCGGTGACAAGATCTCCATCGTCTGGACCCCCGAGTGGCCCGAGTCCCACGTCGGCCCCGTCATCGACTACCTCGCCAACTGCAACGGCCCCTGCGAGACCGTCGACAAGACCTCCCTCCGCTGGTTCAAGATCGGCGGTGCCGgctacaaccccaacacccgcACGTGGGCCGCCGACGACCTCCGTGCCAACGGCAACAGCTGGCTCGTCCAGATCCCCGCCGACCTCAAGGCCGGCAACTACGTCCTCCGCCACGAGATCATCGCCCTCCACGGCGGCTCTTCCCCCAACGGCGCCCAGGCCTATCCCCAGTGCCTGAACCTCCGCATcgtcggcaacggcaacaactCCCCCGCCGGTGTCGCTGGCACCTCCCTCTACCGCGCTAACGACGCCggcatcctcttcaaccccttcgTCGCCAGCCCCAACTACCCCGTCCCCGGCCCTGCCCTCATCGCCGGCGCCGTCAGCTCCATCCCCCAGAGCAAGTCCACCGCCACCCGCACCGCCTCTGCCACCCTCCCCGGCGCTCCCGTCGtcacccccaccgccgcccccgtcgtcaccacctcctccgcccctgTCGTCCAGCCCCCCACCACTACCCTCGTCACTGTCACCTCCGCCCCTGCCACCTctgccgctcccgctcctaccggcggtgctggtgttgctccCAAGTGGGGACAGTGCGGTGGCAACGGCTGGACTGGCCCTACCGTCTGCGCTTCCGGCTCTACTTGCACTGTTCTCAACCCTTACTACAGCCAGTGCATCTGA